AAGCTCAATTGTCCGCACGAGTCTTATttaagaggaggaagtgaagtggaaacaggaagtgagcgtTAAACACAAAACTCATCAAAAGAGCATCCTCTGTCAAGAGCTCCTGTCCAAAATGTTAAAGTTTACTATTTAATGTTGACTATGTGTAAAATTtacattatgtatatatatataatataatatataatatatatatacatacattaacacacacacaaatatatataaactctGCAAAGGGCGGTCTGATAAACGGACAGGGGACTCTTCATGGCACGGCCTCTGGTCTCCTCTCAAGAGCACACGGATCAGTCCTGAACGAATCccgacaaaagaaaaaaacaacaggaccGGCCCGATGCCACAAAACAACTCCTTCCTCTGCAAAGACTTCTTCACCGTCGCTTGGACTGAAGgagtgtctgtttttttcttttctttagttGACTCGGATCTGTTTATTCAATGATAGAAGTTCTACTCTAAATGTGAGTTCAATTCAGAAATCAATGTACTGTGTGTAGAAACTGTAGATGTTTGTACGTGCAAGTATGGAATTTGTGGAACAAAAGATtcaattcaaagaaaaaaaaaggagaaaaatctatcgtgtgttgtctttgtgttttgtaaaatgaagactGAACGTCTTGGTAAATTCAGTATTTATTTCTTATGGATATTGAGAATATTTTAGTGATGCTAAAAGGTGCCGTATTTATTTTATGTGAGAGATGTTAATATGGCTGGGATTTGCACTTTTGTGCCATTTGCCCGGATCtaagaaaatgataaaatcataatggaaataaaacttgaataaaaaaacgTCATTGTTTGCATTACACGGCATGAAATCAGTCCAATGATGAGTTCAGATTCTCTCACTTTTTAGAATAATAGTCTCAGACGTTTGCCCTGTGTCAGCGGAAATGTCCTGTTAGTGTAATTAGTAAAACTAAGAGACTATTCTCTCTCTAGTTTTCTTGTCCTGCAATCTGTGCCCTTATTTTACTAACTGCACCGAGGcgtgttatgttttcatcccagtccatttgtttatttccaATTGGGCAAAAAGTAAAGCAATGGATCACCACATTTTTAGATGTTTTACATTGTGAGAGCATTTATTTCTTAGGTAAAAGGTCTAATAAATGTTAGCATTTTTTGCATCTTGAAGCTATGAAAGCCATTCCAGTGCAGGAGGCGTTTACTACTGCAGAGGTTCCCAACCCCCTCTTCAAATGAGCTCAAATTCCACGAGCTCTATTCATCCATTTAATTTGCTCTGCTGACTTGTTAACTTGTATCCATGAGCTCTTTATTTGCAGTAGCTGGTTCTCAGTTTGTCCTTTTTGAAAATCACATCTGCCAACATATACATAATGCGTCAAACCAATTCTAAATAATGTGCTTTGCTCCTAAACAGTAACTTTGAATATGTATTTGTGACAAAGCGGTAGCCAGTAGTTTCCTCTCAAAAGTCTTCTTTGACAAGGAGTCAATGCAGATATTGACagaatgacattttattttcagctaCATAAAAAGGAACAGTTtggccctctgctggtcacatGACGGGGTAACAAGCGTAGCGAGCGATGCCACACTGGTTGTGTCTGTTCCGAGCCATCTTGATGTAGCCTTCCTCTCCGTAGTTCACGCCCCAACTGAAACATTTCAAAACCAAAGTCAAGAACATAGAAACTTACAAATGTCCTAAAATTACATGAGAAACCCTTGAGACCTGTTTTTAACCAGCCAGTAGTCATGTCCTCCCTCTGTGCCGTAGCCCACAGCCAGCACTCCATGGTTCACATTGCGAGAGCATCTGTGGTCAATGTACACACCTGGTAGTTCACACAAAACAAGCACAGGAAGCAGCTCAGTTTGAAACAAGGGCAATGACTCGCTTCTTCAAATCCAACTAAGATTAAACAAACCGGCATCATAACCTCACCGTGACGGTAGAAGACAAATTTCGACCTGGAAGCATCGATGGCAACAGAGATGGGGCCGATTTCAGCCATAGCTGCTTGTAGCTGAAGCTCATTCCCCTCTGGTAGCAACACAAAGCTGGAGCAGTTAGCAGCGCGACCATTTAGGTCATACATGCACCGGCCTTGCTGAAAGGAAAGACAAATTACTCAAAGTTTAACCACAGTACAGGAGTTCTGGCAAAATCTGACATTGGCTAACCATTGGACTCACTCGGCCGACATAGGGGTAGGCGGCTTCAGAATCAATGCCCTGGTTTTTGATGACGTACTGGAAGGCATTAGTCATAAAGCCACCGTTGCACCCTTGGTTGCCATATTTCACAGAGCAGTCGACCAGATTCTGAGGACTGAGGGACATCAGGACACCTGTGGACTTCTTGAGTTGCCCTTCCAGAGCTCCGACTGCACTGAAGGCCCAGCAAGAACCACAGGAACCCTGGGAATGGGTTAAGTTGTCAATGAATGAAATGTTGACGCAagattctttttaaatgttagaaCGTACTAGGATCTTACCTGCATTTTCACCTCCGTCACAAGGCCTTTTTCCCTCCAGTCCAGTGATTTCGGTATAGAAGCACTTAACTCGATGAAGTCAGAGGAGTCCCTCTTCAGGTCAGAGGGCACTATGGTGCCAGTTAGTGTATCTGTGATCTCCTTACTGGTCTACAAAATAATACCAGTAAGTTATTTCTGCATCTTTGTCAGCGTTCAGACAAAGATGTGATTTTTCCAGgcaaccattaaaaaaaataaaatcaatctgCGTTTCGTAAAAACACAACTGTGGTCTAGTTACCAGGTCTCCCATGTGATTCATCGCCAGTTCGTAGGTGTGCAAACCCAGAGAAGCCTCCAGGTTATGGATGTTAATCATTTCCAGGTTCTGTTCCCAAACCTGCCTGCGACCCAACTCTTCAATCTGGAACCCAAAgcataaaaaaatgtgttctaCAGAAAATGGAAAGACTTCAATGAATAAATCTCTTCTGGTGAAATGAATAGTTCTCCACATGACAGAGACAAGCCTTGGAAttagaaattataaaaaaaaaaaaaagtgtcacaGCTTTGAATCTGAACCAAATCTGGATTTGTTGGCTAATcaagaccttcacaaaaaaagtcacTGACCcaacaaaataatatatatatatacacacaggtgACAGTCACCTCATGGGAATACACTTTTTTATGGATCTGCTTCCATAGCTCCCAGTGTCCATCGAGTTGTGAAGTAATGTTGGCCACTGCAAATCCACACAGGACGGTGAGGAGCAGGCTCCGATACATTTCTGATCTGGGAAAGGAAGAATTTGTCAAATGTTTGTAACATACTGAAGGCCTGTTTGATTGGACATCTGCAGCAAGGCTCCAACGCCTCCAGGTGATGACAACCAGCAtttagaacaaaaaaaaaaatcaatgcatTAGTTTGGTTAGTGCTAAAGATATTGATCCATGCATGGCAGTCAGAGAGGTCGTGTCAAAAGTCTAATTAAAGAAATGCATGTAAAAGTTGTAAACTACAAAATATTCCTAATGATTTTCAGTTTGCTTATACAACGCGACAGTCTGACTGGTTGATGCCAATTCTCTCGGGTTTCTTTACGGTCAATGTTTGGCTCCATAAATCTGACACTAGGCCATCATTCAATTAAAGTGGTTTTAAAACTAATAGCAGCATTTTCTCATTTGAATGACAGAGACAATAAAACTTACCTGAGCAGGTGAGCTTggaaaaactgaactgaactgcaGACTGAACTGCCTCCACCAGAGTCTCTATTTATCCTCCTCCCACTCACTGCACCTGCAAGTCATTAACCTGGAAATCACTGAGGGgcttgtgtgtccgtgtgtgtcagtgtgtgtttgtctgtgttcatCAGTTCatgtgttcaagtgttcatgtggAGAAAGTTGTGTCTTTACATTTATCAATCccgttataattattattatcacctCAACCAAGGCTGTTATGTTTGTCAGCAGaacattatgcaaaaactactgaattgatttaattaaaagtgTTGGATTCaggatttagttttttacttttattcacATTAGGAGATAGGGCGTTATTTTGATAATTGTAATTTCTCAAGGGACAATGCAGAGATCTGGAAtctttagaggactgatatctgtaATTGTGTAGAGGTTTCCTTCTCTAGCTCTTCCTGGAGGCTTCTACAGCTTTACAGAAATACTACTGTTACATTTAACTGCTACCTCTAATAATAATACTAGTGCCAGTGCCGTATCTGCTGGTGACACTTCTATTAATAGTACAAcacagttcctcctcctcctcctcctcctctatttgCTTCAGTAAAGGAATTACACCCTGTGGGATTTTCTGTTCTCAATTGATTCAATATGAGTCTGAAGTTTTACAACAATCAAACATGAAAGAGTCAAACTGCTCTTCTGTGGATCTGAGGAAGAATAATCTGATAAATGAAACGTAGAAAGCTGGTGACAAGCATTTTATGAACTAATCAGATGAAACTTAAATTAAATgcagcaaatacaaaaacaatttcTATATTTTAACGTCTTCTTCATTGTCAAGAGGGTTATTTAATCAATTTCCTACATTTGACATCATGTACATTGCCaatcaaaaaaacacataaaatcaAAAATACACATACAAATTATAAGATATGCAAAAGAGTACAAAGCAAGTTTTTCCTTGATTATCATTCAAGAATTAATTCAACTGTACGAAAGGCCACCATGGCAGAAACCATCATTTTTGTGAAATATACTTTTTTGTGATGTATTTTTAACATTCAGGACAGCATCTacaatttaaagaaaagaaacaccCATCTCATCTTTGccattatattaaaaaaaaaataatgatgatgagatGATTCCGGTGACGTTTTCACAGAGTTGGATAAACTGCAAAGCTGGCAATGCCGCAGAGGTTCTTCTTGTTCCTCGCTATTCGGATGAAGCCTTCCTCTCCCCACCCAGCTCCCCAACTGAAACCACAAGAACAGAGTcagatttaatattaattatacACGTGGAGTCACATATTTCAGCTATCCAGTCAGCAGAGGTAGTAGTCACCTGTTTTTCACCAGCCAGTAGTCTTGTCCATTGTCGGTGCCGTATCCCACAACCAGGACGGCGTGATTTATAAACCTCGGGTTGCAGTTCGGGACGTTGTATAAACCTGAAAGATTCATAAGTTCAGTAAAATTATGCAGTTGATGAGAAAATTATCAAGTTTCACAAACCCTCTTGATGTTTGAAGATTGAGTGAAGCCTCAATGTAAGAGATGAGTTCAACTTACTGTTGTTCTGATAACTGCCAGTGCAAAGacattatatttgatttgtcAAACTAAAGTAACCCTTTTAACATCTGATCTGATTTGACCCAAAGAATAATCAATCATTGATTTAGGAAACATTTTAGAAAAGAACAGAGAGCCACAGGCCGTGTTCTTGGGAACAGTATAAATGCTGAGATAACAGTTTTTATCCACTTTATAATGACAGTGTGAGCTTCAAATGTTAAATCAGAGGAAAATATCACATAATATTCCATTCGTAAAACTGATATATTGacagtatttgtatttttacaagtACAGTCTTACTTGTACTTTAAAATCATACTTAATCCTTGTTTGACAGATTTGACTTCTACAAATCTGAAATCAACAAAGGATAAATGagacataaaatgtaaaaagaaaagcttAATGTCAATAGTAAATAATTGTACATAAATTATAATGTATAATCGTTATATTTACACGGAAACCTCATGTACAGTGACCGATTTACTTCGCtacaaataaaggtttttagttttcttaGATGAGAGCCCGCCTCACCTCCTCTGTACAGGTGGAACGACGGCAGCACGGCGTTCACAGCCACAGCGACAGGTCCCACTGAGGCCGTCACTTCCTGCAGAGCGCGCTCGTCTCCTTGTGGCAGGACGTGAAAATTAGAGCAGAATCCAGCTTTTCCTTTCTCAGAGTAACGACATTTCCCGTTCTACAAAGAGAAATGAGACGAATGAAATCAGAAATGTGATGAATATATAGTTAAAACATATACAACGTCACAATATTACACAGTTGATTATACACAATGTACAACT
This is a stretch of genomic DNA from Limanda limanda chromosome 19, fLimLim1.1, whole genome shotgun sequence. It encodes these proteins:
- the LOC133025920 gene encoding cathepsin S-like, with the translated sequence MYRSLLLTVLCGFAVANITSQLDGHWELWKQIHKKVYSHEIEELGRRQVWEQNLEMINIHNLEASLGLHTYELAMNHMGDLTSKEITDTLTGTIVPSDLKRDSSDFIELSASIPKSLDWREKGLVTEVKMQGSCGSCWAFSAVGALEGQLKKSTGVLMSLSPQNLVDCSVKYGNQGCNGGFMTNAFQYVIKNQGIDSEAAYPYVGRQGRCMYDLNGRAANCSSFVLLPEGNELQLQAAMAEIGPISVAIDASRSKFVFYRHGVYIDHRCSRNVNHGVLAVGYGTEGGHDYWLVKNSWGVNYGEEGYIKMARNRHNQCGIARYACYPVM